One Anaeromyxobacter diazotrophicus genomic region harbors:
- a CDS encoding aminotransferase class I/II-fold pyridoxal phosphate-dependent enzyme, which yields MADLFEKCAQWKQVQLIKLAGHYPYFRVIEQHDGTEVVIGGKRLIMACSNNYLGLAQDPRVREAAAQAARDWGSSTCGSRLANGTLALHDELDQKLAAFLGKEAAATFSTGFTTNLGTISALVERHDLVYADRQVHGSIVEGIHACYGEAKRFRHNNMEDLERHLVAAPREAGKLIVVDGVYSAEGDLADLPRIVELKKKHGARLMVDEAHGLGVMGRNGRGTGEHFGVHEDVDLIMSTFSKSLASIGGVIAGRADVINWVKHKARSMIFQASMVPSAAAGALKALEIIQQEPERRERLWDISERVHRELRLMGFDTRPSVTPVVPIAVGDQALNFIFWRKLTDAGLFVSPFTKPAVERDCVRAVFMATHTDEQVERALEIFQRCGREVGIIPYERPHTRVEVKMARPGADGFTSSSEDAVATAARAEQAEPLELGAILRNHADSLRQRLDDAAELLTWRALNTDGDDVRRLAQLPERIWTQRHRIQNKLLSMGMNWMSRRGPRRGAEASDATEADGR from the coding sequence ATGGCCGACCTTTTCGAGAAGTGCGCGCAGTGGAAGCAGGTCCAGCTCATCAAGCTGGCCGGGCACTATCCGTACTTCCGCGTCATCGAGCAGCACGACGGCACGGAGGTGGTCATCGGCGGCAAGCGCCTGATCATGGCCTGCTCCAACAACTACCTGGGGTTGGCGCAGGACCCGCGCGTGCGCGAGGCGGCGGCGCAGGCGGCCCGCGACTGGGGCTCGTCCACCTGCGGCTCGCGGCTCGCCAACGGCACCCTGGCGCTGCACGACGAGCTCGACCAGAAGCTGGCGGCCTTCCTCGGCAAGGAGGCGGCCGCCACCTTCTCGACCGGCTTCACCACCAACCTCGGGACCATCTCGGCGCTGGTGGAGCGGCACGACCTCGTCTACGCCGACCGCCAGGTGCACGGCTCCATCGTCGAGGGCATCCACGCCTGCTACGGCGAGGCGAAGCGCTTCCGCCACAACAACATGGAGGACCTCGAGCGGCACCTCGTCGCCGCGCCGCGCGAGGCGGGCAAGCTCATCGTGGTGGACGGGGTCTACTCGGCCGAGGGCGACCTGGCCGACCTGCCCCGCATCGTGGAGCTCAAGAAGAAGCACGGCGCCCGCCTGATGGTGGACGAGGCGCACGGCCTCGGCGTCATGGGCCGGAACGGCCGCGGCACCGGCGAGCACTTCGGGGTCCACGAAGACGTCGACCTCATCATGAGCACCTTCTCGAAGTCGCTCGCCTCCATCGGCGGCGTCATCGCGGGGCGCGCCGACGTCATCAACTGGGTGAAGCACAAGGCCCGGTCCATGATCTTCCAGGCCTCGATGGTGCCCTCCGCCGCGGCGGGCGCGCTCAAGGCGCTCGAGATCATCCAGCAGGAGCCGGAGCGGCGCGAGCGGCTGTGGGACATCTCGGAGCGCGTCCACCGCGAGCTCCGCCTCATGGGCTTCGACACCCGCCCCTCGGTCACGCCGGTGGTGCCCATCGCGGTCGGCGATCAGGCCCTCAACTTCATCTTCTGGCGCAAGCTCACCGACGCCGGCCTGTTCGTCTCCCCCTTCACCAAGCCGGCCGTCGAGCGCGACTGCGTCCGCGCCGTCTTCATGGCGACGCACACCGACGAGCAGGTCGAGCGCGCGCTCGAGATCTTCCAGCGCTGCGGCCGGGAGGTGGGCATCATCCCGTACGAGCGCCCGCACACCCGCGTCGAGGTGAAGATGGCGCGCCCGGGCGCGGACGGCTTCACCTCCTCCTCGGAGGACGCGGTCGCGACCGCCGCCCGCGCCGAGCAGGCGGAGCCGCTCGAGCTGGGCGCCATCCTGCGCAACCACGCCGACTCGCTGCGCCAGCGGCTGGACGACGCCGCCGAGCTCCTCACCTGGCGCGCCCTCAACACCGACGGCGACGACGTCCGCCGGCTGGCGCAGCTGCCGGAGCGCATCTGGACGCAGCGGCACCGCATCCAGAACAAGCTGCTCTCGATGGGCATGAACTGGATGAGCCGCCGCGGGCCGCGCCGGGGCGCCGAAGCGTCCGACGCGACCGAAGCCGACGGCCGCTGA
- a CDS encoding N-acetyltransferase, translating to MTTAVKPSLAATPGASASGSVEVTRVVDALERDRFIKFPWKIYQDDLHWVPPLLMERHEFLDPRGNPFFQHADVALFLARRGGEVVGRIAAVEDRNFNAFHKSKTAYFGLFECVNDQGVAAALVGAAKDWARWRGLDGILGPMNLSTNYEIGLLVEGFDSDPYIQMTYNPRYYGELLEGCGLKKAKDLYAWERTAKTPPPERFARIADKIRQHENIVVRSVNMRDFDAELERFKEIYNSAWDKNWGFVPMTDGEIDKIAKDLKHLIVPDLCIFAECDGEPIAAALTVPDWNQALKKLDGRLTRFGLPIGLAKLLWHSRNIDRVRLMALGVKAGWRRRGLDAVLVVETIRRTQQLGYEGGEISWTLEDNDLVNRAIEACGCTRTKLYRMYEAPTG from the coding sequence ATGACCACCGCCGTGAAGCCCTCCCTCGCCGCCACGCCCGGCGCCAGCGCCAGCGGGAGCGTCGAGGTGACCCGCGTCGTCGACGCGCTGGAGCGGGACCGCTTCATCAAGTTCCCCTGGAAGATCTACCAGGACGACCTGCACTGGGTGCCGCCGCTCCTCATGGAGCGGCACGAGTTCCTCGACCCGCGCGGGAACCCGTTCTTCCAGCACGCCGACGTGGCGCTGTTCCTGGCCCGCCGCGGCGGGGAGGTGGTGGGCCGCATCGCCGCCGTCGAGGACCGCAACTTCAACGCCTTCCACAAGAGCAAGACCGCCTACTTCGGCCTGTTCGAGTGCGTGAACGACCAGGGCGTGGCCGCCGCGCTCGTCGGGGCCGCCAAGGACTGGGCGCGCTGGCGCGGGCTCGACGGGATCCTCGGGCCGATGAACCTCTCGACCAACTACGAGATCGGCCTGCTGGTGGAGGGGTTCGACTCCGACCCCTACATCCAGATGACCTACAACCCCCGCTACTACGGGGAGCTGCTCGAGGGGTGCGGGCTCAAGAAGGCGAAGGACCTCTACGCCTGGGAGCGCACCGCGAAGACGCCGCCGCCGGAGCGCTTCGCCCGCATCGCCGACAAGATCCGCCAGCACGAGAACATCGTCGTCCGCAGCGTCAACATGCGCGACTTCGACGCGGAGCTGGAGCGCTTCAAGGAGATCTACAACTCCGCCTGGGACAAGAACTGGGGCTTCGTCCCCATGACGGACGGCGAGATCGACAAGATCGCGAAGGACCTCAAGCACCTCATCGTGCCGGACCTCTGCATCTTCGCGGAGTGCGACGGCGAGCCCATCGCGGCCGCGCTGACCGTCCCGGACTGGAACCAGGCGCTCAAGAAGCTCGACGGGCGGCTGACGCGGTTCGGCCTGCCCATCGGCCTCGCCAAGCTGCTGTGGCACTCGCGGAACATCGACCGCGTGCGCCTCATGGCGCTGGGCGTGAAGGCGGGCTGGCGGCGCCGCGGGCTCGACGCGGTGCTGGTGGTGGAGACCATCCGGCGCACCCAGCAGCTCGGGTACGAGGGCGGCGAGATCTCCTGGACGCTCGAGGACAACGACCTCGTCAACCGCGCCATCGAGGCGTGCGGCTGCACCCGCACCAAGCTCTACCGCATGTACGAGGCGCCCACCGGGTAG